From the genome of Fibrobacter sp. UWEL:
AAGCTACCACCACCCAGAATGAAACTAGCTACGGCAGCCGGATAATAATCCGGATGGGGACGTTTCACGAAGGGCTGGTTCATGGAGATATTTGCCTGGGTAATATCCTTATCCACCACATAGATTCCAGGCTTACGCAGGAAACTTAGGGGCTTGGGAGCAGGTTTCTCAGCAGCAGGTTCAACCTTCCAGCCAGCAAAGAATTCCTTCAGCATGGCGATGGAGGAATCTCGATCCACATCGCCGGAGAGAGCAAACACAATTCGCTTGGAAGAAAACGTTCCCGCAGCAAGTCGCTTCACGTCTTCTGCAGTCACAGCCTTATATTCATCCCCGTTTGCATCCCAAAGTCTAGGATTATCCTGGTAATTCACCTTGGCTTTCAAGGCAGAAAGAACCTTGGCGGGAGTGTCATAACGACGGTCGTAGGAAGTCACAAAGCCAGCCTTCACAATTTCCAGCTGGTCCTTATCAAAGCCAGGAGCCGTCAGCACCTTGCGGGAAAGATCCAGGAGATTCTTGAAATCCTTGGAAAGACAGTCGATGTCAAACATGGAGCTGAAGGTCCCTGCAGAGGTGCTAATACCTGCGCTAATGAATTCCAGGGAATCGTCCAAGTCATGAGGAGCAATACCGCCACCAGCACCACGGCGCAGCATGGAACTGACCATAGAATTAGCAGCCTCATCCTTCAATACAGAAGGCAAGGAACTTTCCTCAAAATAAACCGTAAAGTTCACCAAGGGCAGAGAACGGTCGCTTGCAATATATCCCGTAATTCCGGGAGCCACTTCCACTCGATAATCCCTGGGATGAGGGGCTACATAAACGAATTCCGGAAACTGGACATCCTTGTAACTGGCAGGAATCGCAGATACGGAATTTTCTGCAGGAGCCACCACAGGGGTTTCAACAGTTTCAGCCGGCTTTGGAGCGTCGGCAACTGGGGCAGGCGCAGAGGAGCAAGACACGAGGAGAGATCCCCATGCCGCCAGGTAGGAAAGAATTCGTAAATTACGCATCACTCTCAAATTAGAAAAAAGAATTAAAGTTCAATTTTAAAGTTTCTATCTTGTGACTCAGAACACGCCCTTTTCAAGTATCCTTCTTTATGGACTTTTCTGGAAAAATACGTTTCGCCCCAAGCCCTACAGGTTACCTCCATGAAGGTCACCTTCTTTCGGCGCTATACGTATGGGCGGCCGCCCGCAAGTGGAATCTCCATATCCACCTGCGCATCGAAGATCATGACCGCGGCCGCACTCGGGAAGCCTACATCCAGGGAATTCGCGAAGACTTGGCCTGGATGGGATTCATCCCCCACAGTGAAAGCATTCAGAGCGAACGGCAGGATATTTACCGCGCCGTCATGGAAAGGCTGGACGCCGCTGGACTTACCTACCCCTGCACCTGCAGCAGAAAACAGCTGGAAGCGGAAAACCCCCGCAGTGAAACAGGCGAAATCATCTATCAGGGCAAATGCCAGGCTCTGGACATCCATCAGGCTTCAGCCCTTCCCCACAACACTCGCTTTAAAGTTACAGACAAACTAATTAACTGGCAGGATTACCGTCTTGGCGCATTCTCCGAGAATCCAGCAAGACAGTGTGGAGACTTCCCCCTGATGGATCGGGAAGGATGCTACACCTACCAGCTATGCGTCTGCACGGACGATCTGGAACAAGGAATCACCCACATCGTCCGCGGGGAAGACATTATCAACTCCACCGCCAGGCAAATCGCCTTGAGCGAAACCCTCTGCCAGGTAGCCTCGGGAATAGGCCATATCCCTAGGGAACACGTTCGTCCCCTCTATCTCCACCACCCCCTCATTGTGGATCCGTCCGGAAAGAAGCTTTCCAAACGTGAGCTAGCGCACAGTATCCGTCAAGACAAGGAAGCGGGCTATCGCCCAGAAGAACTGTTGGGCAGGGTACTTTTCAAGGCGGGATTCATCCCGAAGCAGGATTCTATCGCCCTAGAGGATGCTATTGGAAGAATTGTCAACACTTTATAAGCTTTTGCGGAAATCTTTCTTTCCAAAAAAACTTATATTCAGGTCATGTCCCTAGCGTCATCTTCTGCAACCATTTCAAAGCTACGCCAAGAAGTATTACTTTTTGATTCTAAAGACCGCCTTTTGAATTTTTCATCGAAGGGTGATTTTCAGTCTCCGCTCATTATGGAAGCGGGCGATCTTTTTCTTGAAAAATGGATGCAGTCCAAAGGCCCTCTGCCCCTGGATTCCTTCTTCAAAATCAGCGCTAATTATACCGCCCAGCAGAAGATTGACCAGATTGACGCATTTTCCACAGTCCTTCGTGAAAAGATGGAAGATTTCGGGGAAACCGACTTATACCTGGTACTGGGTTTCTTGAAGTGGGATGGCAACGCCCTCGCCCCTAGCCTTCTCGTTCCTGTGAACGTAGATATTAACAAGAAGACCCTCACCCTCTCCGGCAAAGCCCCCATCGAAAACGTGGTCCTGAGGGAACGTCTTAAGGACGTTCTTCCCAATCCGTTGCCCAAGGCAGACGACGCCATCATCAACGGTCAGTTCAGCATCTTGCTCTACTTCTCTCTGTTTGAAAAGGCTGTCGCCACCGCCCGCAACTGGAAATTCACTCGCCATGGACTTTGCCTCAGTTTCTTCAATACTGGCGATCTCCGTATGCGCCAGTGGTTCGACGAAACTCCCCAGGACAAGAAACTGGATGCCAACCCCAACCTGAACGCCCTCTTTACCCAGGACGGCTTTGACCTTCAGGAATCCATCTTTGAGGATGGGGACATCAACCAGTTGTTCTCTCCGGCGGACTACCATTTCCCCTACGTGACGGACTCCCACACCAGCAAGGTGACCCTGGACGCCCTAAACGAGGAATGCAAGGCTTACGCAATTAACGCACTCCCTGGAACAGCCAAGATGAAAGTTGCCACAAACATTGTGGCAGAAAGCGTTTCCAAGGGTAAGAAAGTCCTTGTTGTGAGCCGTAGGGCCGTAACCGCCAGTACTTTTAAAAACACCTGGAAGCCCCCCTTCAGAACGTTCGCCGATTCTGACCGCATAAAGCTCCAGGAAGACTTAAAGAAATTCCGCCAGGAAATGGTGGAATACTACGAAACCGTCAACAAGCCCATCCAGCCAGCAGGTATCATGCTGAGCGAACTTCTGACGGAATTCGGCAAGGCAAAAGTTTCCAAGCAAAAGATTCCCGAATCCGTATTCCAGGGAATCTCCCAGCTGGACTACCCTACTTACCAGAATCTCAAGGCAGATCTTCTGGAGCTGGTGGACCTCTATTTTGAAAAGAAAGGCTTTGAAGCCCGTCGTGCATTCCAGGACGTACACGTTCCCAGCCTGGACGACAATCAGAAGCTCTCCCTCGCCAATGAACTGACTGCAGCAGCCAGCAAGGTTTCCGAACTGGACGAAATCATCACGCTGATGGAATCCGCAGGTTTATTCCCCACTGGAATTTTCCTCTCTAGCCTAGCGGACCTGCTGAAGCTCATTCAGGAAAACTTTGACCAGGACACCCCCGCCTTTGAAGACTGGGTTCTTCGCTCCAGCAACTGGGACTCCTATAAGGAAACCCTGCTTGCCCTGCCCGAAGCAGGCGACAAGTGGGTTCGCTACCGCAGGCAGACTTCCGATATCTACACCGACAATGCTGTAGACGAGAACATCCTGGCAGCTCGCGAAGAATTTGCAGAATGTCAGAACACCACCCTCAAGGGCCTTTCCGATCGTTATAGAACCTCTCGCAAGACCTTGATGAAGGTCATCCGCAATCCCAAATCCGTGGATTCCGACCTTAGGCTTCTGGACTTGATCGACACGCTTCTGGACCTCCAGGAAAATAAGCGCGCCTATAAGGAAACATCGGTCCTAGGCAATCACCTTCTGGGTAAGGACTGGATGTATGAACGTTCTGACTGGGTCGAACTGAATCGCAAAATCCGTTACGTCTACGACTTCAAGGATAAGATCAAGAACAATCCCAAGATGGAACTGCTCCTACAGATTCTGGAACAGTGGCATCTCTTCAAGGATTTGCAGCCTGAAATCGCAAGATTCTATCAGGCTGTCCTGGACCTGGAAAAATCCATCAAGCAGATATCCAAGGACATGGGTCTTGAAACCTCTCTTGAAAGTCTCAGCATCGAAAAGTGGCTGGACACCATCAGGTCTTGGAGCGAAAACTGGGAAAACCTGGATATCCACCTCCAGCTGACAGCCCTTATCGCAAAACTAGGTAGCTACAATTGCCCGGGCCTCGTCAGTTTCGTCGAGGACACCAACAACGTCTCTAAGGAAGTGGCTCAGGCAGTCATCCATTACTGGACCGGATTCCAGATCCAGCAGGCAACCAAGTCCTGTCCGGACCTGTTCTCCCTGAATCCCAAGGCTCGTGCCAAAAAGTCCAAGACCTATCAATCCCTGCTGGATTCTTTCTGCAATGCAAACTTCAGGGAATTCCAGGCTGCAGTAGAAAATGACCCCAGCCTTCTGACGGTCGTTCATCTAAATGACACCTACCAGCTGGAACACAAACATTTTGACTTGACCATTCTTCTGGATGCAGACTGCATTTCCGCAGTAGAGGCGCTGCCCTCCCTGATTGCATCGGAACGAGTCATCCTTATTGGCGATCCCCAGAGTCCTGCTCTGGAGCAATTGCCCTATGACGCCTACCAGGAAACGGAAAACAAGCACACGGCAATGTTCCACGAAAGCATTCTCGCTTCCGCACTGCGCCGTGGTATTCCTACACGAGAACTGTGGTTCTCCAACAACTACGCCAATCCGGCCCTGGTGGACTTCGCCAACAAGCACATTTACAACAAGGGCATTAAGCAGTTGCCTCTTCCCAATAGGGATGATTTTAAGGGCATCCGTTTCAAGGCCGTGCAGAATAACGTGATGGCAATTGCCCAGGCCGCAGTTCGACATGCGGAACGCAATCCTGGAAAAACTCTTGGCATCATTGCATTCCATCAATCCACCTGTCACGAAATCGAATCCGCCATCAGGGCAATGCTCGTAGCAGATTCCCCTGCGGCAAGATTCTTCGCCCAGCAGAATCAAGATATTCGTTACTACGTGAAGACTCCTGAACGCGCCGTTGATCGCTATCGTGATGTGGTATTCGTCTGTGCCGAAGCAGAAAGCGTAGCCACCATTGCAGGCGATCGTAAGATTTCCACCTGCACGTCTCTTGCAAAGAATGAACAGTTCGTGTTTATCTCCGATGCGGATTTGACAAAGAAGTCCAATTCCAAACACAACTTGTTCTGGGAATGGATTAACTATCTGCAGCAGAAGGATTTCAGCAGCGACTACCATTCCACTCCTGCCGCTTCCGAAATTCGTCCTCAGGCGATTTCCGCCCTGCAGAGCGAAAACATCCA
Proteins encoded in this window:
- a CDS encoding pitrilysin family protein, whose amino-acid sequence is MRNLRILSYLAAWGSLLVSCSSAPAPVADAPKPAETVETPVVAPAENSVSAIPASYKDVQFPEFVYVAPHPRDYRVEVAPGITGYIASDRSLPLVNFTVYFEESSLPSVLKDEAANSMVSSMLRRGAGGGIAPHDLDDSLEFISAGISTSAGTFSSMFDIDCLSKDFKNLLDLSRKVLTAPGFDKDQLEIVKAGFVTSYDRRYDTPAKVLSALKAKVNYQDNPRLWDANGDEYKAVTAEDVKRLAAGTFSSKRIVFALSGDVDRDSSIAMLKEFFAGWKVEPAAEKPAPKPLSFLRKPGIYVVDKDITQANISMNQPFVKRPHPDYYPAAVASFILGGGSFTSRLMNRVRSDEGLAYSVYSSVGNDYRDTSMVTIALQTKVESVDFALKLIYEEVEKLAKEGPSEEELAQAKKSLIESLPSLFDSPSSTAIIFAKGELLGKSQDHYLDYVKEINAVTPELVKAMIAKYFDKSKMTISIVAPVSKLDALKPFTVIPLDSLEFRN
- a CDS encoding glutamate--tRNA ligase family protein — its product is MDFSGKIRFAPSPTGYLHEGHLLSALYVWAAARKWNLHIHLRIEDHDRGRTREAYIQGIREDLAWMGFIPHSESIQSERQDIYRAVMERLDAAGLTYPCTCSRKQLEAENPRSETGEIIYQGKCQALDIHQASALPHNTRFKVTDKLINWQDYRLGAFSENPARQCGDFPLMDREGCYTYQLCVCTDDLEQGITHIVRGEDIINSTARQIALSETLCQVASGIGHIPREHVRPLYLHHPLIVDPSGKKLSKRELAHSIRQDKEAGYRPEELLGRVLFKAGFIPKQDSIALEDAIGRIVNTL
- a CDS encoding DUF3320 domain-containing protein — protein: MNFSSKGDFQSPLIMEAGDLFLEKWMQSKGPLPLDSFFKISANYTAQQKIDQIDAFSTVLREKMEDFGETDLYLVLGFLKWDGNALAPSLLVPVNVDINKKTLTLSGKAPIENVVLRERLKDVLPNPLPKADDAIINGQFSILLYFSLFEKAVATARNWKFTRHGLCLSFFNTGDLRMRQWFDETPQDKKLDANPNLNALFTQDGFDLQESIFEDGDINQLFSPADYHFPYVTDSHTSKVTLDALNEECKAYAINALPGTAKMKVATNIVAESVSKGKKVLVVSRRAVTASTFKNTWKPPFRTFADSDRIKLQEDLKKFRQEMVEYYETVNKPIQPAGIMLSELLTEFGKAKVSKQKIPESVFQGISQLDYPTYQNLKADLLELVDLYFEKKGFEARRAFQDVHVPSLDDNQKLSLANELTAAASKVSELDEIITLMESAGLFPTGIFLSSLADLLKLIQENFDQDTPAFEDWVLRSSNWDSYKETLLALPEAGDKWVRYRRQTSDIYTDNAVDENILAAREEFAECQNTTLKGLSDRYRTSRKTLMKVIRNPKSVDSDLRLLDLIDTLLDLQENKRAYKETSVLGNHLLGKDWMYERSDWVELNRKIRYVYDFKDKIKNNPKMELLLQILEQWHLFKDLQPEIARFYQAVLDLEKSIKQISKDMGLETSLESLSIEKWLDTIRSWSENWENLDIHLQLTALIAKLGSYNCPGLVSFVEDTNNVSKEVAQAVIHYWTGFQIQQATKSCPDLFSLNPKARAKKSKTYQSLLDSFCNANFREFQAAVENDPSLLTVVHLNDTYQLEHKHFDLTILLDADCISAVEALPSLIASERVILIGDPQSPALEQLPYDAYQETENKHTAMFHESILASALRRGIPTRELWFSNNYANPALVDFANKHIYNKGIKQLPLPNRDDFKGIRFKAVQNNVMAIAQAAVRHAERNPGKTLGIIAFHQSTCHEIESAIRAMLVADSPAARFFAQQNQDIRYYVKTPERAVDRYRDVVFVCAEAESVATIAGDRKISTCTSLAKNEQFVFISDADLTKKSNSKHNLFWEWINYLQQKDFSSDYHSTPAASEIRPQAISALQSENIQVEESFNPAGIPVGPVIVDANNSKRFLALIEDDCTTERFRSSIEDRDYIRPTLLKQQGWKVLNLWLPFWYMARQDEVGHLVATLAIEQSVAPPPPDPQEEVQEDEEFFNDVSSGSNVVPYQVQHPKIEGTPHDKPIAELPVAALITQLKFYVDHEAPIHQDVLMSRVLELHHVDRAGPMIQQALTEAINQGLQKKRFVKTGLFFYSLKPGEYVPRDRSGRPDSERKLAYVGPEERALMPDTMDEHALKQALGLLE